A stretch of DNA from Desulfovibrio sp. Fe33:
AACGACGGCCCCATGGCCGATCAGGGCGTGCGCTTTAACTGGGTCTACGATCAGCGGCCGTACATCAACGGCGCCATCGACCTGGTTAAACAGAACATCCTTATTGGTTCCGTGCTGGCCATCGTGGTCCTGTTCGTGTTCCTGCAATCCTTCAGCTCGACCATTATCGTGGCCGTTTCCATCCCGGTGTCCATCATCGGCGCTTTCATCATGTTCGCTGCGGCCGGTCGTTCGTTGAACATCGTTTCCATGGCGGGCATTTCGTTCGCCGTGGGTATGCTCGTGGACAACGCCATCGTCGTCCTGGAGAACGTGGACCGGCACCGGCGCATGGGCAAGCCTCCATTCAAGGCCGCCTATGACGGAGCCAGCGAGGTCTGGGGCGCGGTGCTGGCCTCCACCCTGACCACCGTGGCCGTGTTTCTGCCCGTGGTCTTCATGGAGCAGGAGGCCGGGCAGTTGTTCAAGGACATCGCCATTGCCGTGACCTGCGCCATCGCCCTGTCCATGCTCGTGTCCGTTCTGGTCATTCCCATGCTGGCCAACCAGTTTTACCGCATCGCGGACAAAAAGAAGCTGCGGCGTGAAGCCGCCGAAGGGCCGAGGACCCCGGCCGGGCTGTCCATCGCGAAGCGCGTGCTCAAGCCCCTGACCGCTCTCGGCGGCAAGCTGGCCGATGCGATCGTGGGACTGCTCTCCCTGGCCATCGACAACTGGAAGTCGCGCCTGGTCACCGTTATCGGCCTGACCGCCGTGTCCGTGCTCATGGTCGTGACCATGTTCCCCAAAATGGAATACCTGCCCCAAGGCAACCGCAACCTCATCCTGAACATTCTCATCCCGCCGCCGGGCCTTTCCTACGAGGAGCGCGACGACATCGGGAAGTATATCTTCGACGAGGTGGAGCCGTATTTCCGCAAGGAGACGGACGGCAAGCCCGGCGTGCAAGACCTCTTCTACGTGTCCGCGCCGACCATCAACCTCTTCGGCGCCATCTCCACCCAGGAGCAGAACGCCAAGCCGCTCATTCCCTTGTTCTCGCGGATTATCCATTCCATCCCGGGCATGTTCGGCGTGTCGTTGCAGGCGTCCATCTTCGAGCAGGGGCTGGGCGAGGGCCGCGTCATCAACGTGGACTTCTCGGGCAATGATTTGAACCAGTTGGTCGCCGTTGCCGGGACCATGTTCGGCATGACCATGCAGACGATCCACGGCGCGCAGATCCGTCCCATTCCGTCGCTTGAGCTCCTCTATCCCGAGGTCCGCTTCCATCCGTACCGCGACAGGGTCAAAGCCGTTGGCCTGACCTCCGAGGAGCTGGGCACTGCGCTCGACGTCATCCTGGACGGCCGGAAGGTGGGCGACTTCAAGGAAGAAGGAAAGAAGAAGATCGATTTGGTGCTCAAGGCGTCCGCCAAGGATGTAGGCACGCCCGAGGAGCTGTACTCCCAATTGGTGGCGACGCCTAACGGGTGGGCCGTGCCGCTTTCCTCCCTGGCCTCCATGGAGAATACCTACGGCGTAACAGAAATCCGCCACCTCGAACGCAGGCGGACCATTACGTTGCAGGTCACTCCGCCCGTGGACATGCCCTTGCAGTCCGCCATGGAGATCATCGAGCAGCAGCTCATTCCCCAGGTGGAACAGACCGGGCTCATGCATGGCGTGGCCGTCCGATTGTCCGGCGCGGCCGACAAACTCAGCGTGACCCGCGACGCCTTGCAGTGGAACTTCATCCTGGCGTTGATCATCACGTACCTGCTTATGTCCGCGTTGTTCGAGAACTTCATCTATCCGCTCATAATCATGTTCACCGTGCCTCTGGCCGGTGCGGGCGGGTTCCTGGGCCTGCGGCTCGAAAACCTGTTCATCGCGCCGCAGCCGCTCGATATCCTGACCATGCTCGGGTTCGTCATTCTCATCGGCGTGGTCGTGAACAACGCCATCCTCATCGTTCACCAGTCGCTTGGCAACGTGCGCGAGCAGGGTATGGACTACAAGGAAGCCGTGCTCGAAGCCACCCGGACCAGGTTGCGGCCCATCTACATGTCCGCCACCACTTCGGTCTTCGGAATGCTTCCCCTGGCCGTGGCTCCCGGTCCCGGCTCGGAACTCTACCGGGGCCTGGGCGCGGTCGTTCTGGGCGGCCTGGCCCTGTCCACGGTTTTCACCGTGTTCGTCATCCCGGCTCTGCTCATGTTCGTCATCCCCATGGAAAAGCGGGGCGGCGCAAAAGAAGAAGCCTAACCGGCCCCTCAACCGAAAAAAACGGCCCGCCATGTTCGTCATGGCGGGCCGTTTCTCTTTTGCTGCGGTCGCGGGTTAATCGTTCGCCCGCGTGGGGTTGTCCAGTACCCGTTCCACCGCCTTCCGTATCTTGGCCCGGATTTCGTAGTCAGAAATGCGGTCCGAGAGGACGATGGACCCGGCCTGGGCATAGGCGGCCGGGAGCAGGTTCAGGGACAGGGCGTAGATGTCCTGGATGTCCAGATCCTCGAAAATATAGTCTTCGTAATACTCCTCGATGATCTCCGGGATCAGCGAGGCCACCCTGCTTTCGTTGCGGTTGGTGATTTTGGAGACGTCCACTCCGCGTATCTTCAACTGTTTTTTGAGCATGGTCGGTTCTCCCTTCGGGTGTCGTCGGTTTTTCTCAGGAGTTGCGCCATACTAACCCGTATGGCGGACGTTTGGCAATCGAATGGTATATTTCATGCTACGAATATAGCGAAGACGTCTTCGTCTTTTCGGTTGGAACCTTGGCGCGGAGAAGCCCCATGCCGACGCAACCTATTGAACAGGCTGTACAAGGGTACACGTACAAGCGTTCGAGAAAAACCGTTTCGGACAGCGAATTTCCCCTTGGGCCGGAGCAGTCAAAAAATCGGCGGGACGAAGCCCCGGCTTCCGGGGCGGTCATGCGCGGCTATATCCGCGATCTGCTCGCCACAGCGGCTCCCGACAACGGTCGTGAACTGACCTTTGCGGACGTCGAAGCCCGGTATGACGAGATGCTCAGGACATGGAACGATGAAGTCGAGGCCGATCTCGAAAATCTGGGCGTGGACACTTCCGCCGCGTTT
This window harbors:
- a CDS encoding late competence development ComFB family protein produces the protein MLKKQLKIRGVDVSKITNRNESRVASLIPEIIEEYYEDYIFEDLDIQDIYALSLNLLPAAYAQAGSIVLSDRISDYEIRAKIRKAVERVLDNPTRAND
- a CDS encoding efflux RND transporter permease subunit, translating into MDIVGTAIRKPVAVLVGVILVVMFGVVALVGLPYQLSPNVTEPVITVTTTWTGATPYEMERDVIEEQEKVLKGIPGLIQMESSNYNARSELTLKFEIGTEIDKALLRVSNKLDEVPSYPDDVDRPIISATGASTSPVIWLTLETLPGNDKDVTTYQTFFENDIRQYIERVEGVADLFVGGGREDEMDIIIDPVKLASYNLTATELIRVLQSENVSVSSGTLGVGRRDFRIRTPAEFKTPEDIESVVISSSGQFRVTLGDVATVARGNEKHTVAMRHNGRTGMVVGIRPEPGVNVLTMTDNVHKVIEELNDGPMADQGVRFNWVYDQRPYINGAIDLVKQNILIGSVLAIVVLFVFLQSFSSTIIVAVSIPVSIIGAFIMFAAAGRSLNIVSMAGISFAVGMLVDNAIVVLENVDRHRRMGKPPFKAAYDGASEVWGAVLASTLTTVAVFLPVVFMEQEAGQLFKDIAIAVTCAIALSMLVSVLVIPMLANQFYRIADKKKLRREAAEGPRTPAGLSIAKRVLKPLTALGGKLADAIVGLLSLAIDNWKSRLVTVIGLTAVSVLMVVTMFPKMEYLPQGNRNLILNILIPPPGLSYEERDDIGKYIFDEVEPYFRKETDGKPGVQDLFYVSAPTINLFGAISTQEQNAKPLIPLFSRIIHSIPGMFGVSLQASIFEQGLGEGRVINVDFSGNDLNQLVAVAGTMFGMTMQTIHGAQIRPIPSLELLYPEVRFHPYRDRVKAVGLTSEELGTALDVILDGRKVGDFKEEGKKKIDLVLKASAKDVGTPEELYSQLVATPNGWAVPLSSLASMENTYGVTEIRHLERRRTITLQVTPPVDMPLQSAMEIIEQQLIPQVEQTGLMHGVAVRLSGAADKLSVTRDALQWNFILALIITYLLMSALFENFIYPLIIMFTVPLAGAGGFLGLRLENLFIAPQPLDILTMLGFVILIGVVVNNAILIVHQSLGNVREQGMDYKEAVLEATRTRLRPIYMSATTSVFGMLPLAVAPGPGSELYRGLGAVVLGGLALSTVFTVFVIPALLMFVIPMEKRGGAKEEA